In Chitinophaga nivalis, a single genomic region encodes these proteins:
- the rpmC gene encoding 50S ribosomal protein L29, which translates to MAKEKLDLKGLSEQDLKEKISAEELRLKKMTFGHAITPIENPMSIRAVRRDIARMHTELRKRQLGF; encoded by the coding sequence ATGGCAAAAGAAAAGCTGGATCTGAAAGGCCTGAGCGAACAAGACCTGAAAGAGAAAATCTCTGCAGAGGAACTCCGCTTGAAGAAGATGACATTCGGTCATGCAATTACGCCAATCGAAAATCCGATGAGCATTCGCGCAGTAAGACGCGATATCGCACGTATGCATACTGAACTGCGTAAAAGACAACTGGGCTTCTAA
- the rplV gene encoding 50S ribosomal protein L22, whose protein sequence is MEAVAKLNNNPTSTRKMRLLADLIRGLDVEKALNILKFHPKHPSVPLEKLLVSAIANWKVKNEGARVEDANLIVKTIFVDGGRTLKRMRPAPQGRGYRIRKRSNHVTIVVDGKAQ, encoded by the coding sequence ATGGAAGCAGTAGCTAAGCTGAATAATAATCCTACATCTACCCGCAAAATGCGTTTGCTGGCAGACTTAATCCGTGGTCTGGATGTAGAAAAGGCTTTGAATATTTTGAAATTCCATCCAAAGCACCCTAGCGTACCATTAGAAAAACTGCTGGTATCTGCTATTGCAAACTGGAAAGTGAAGAATGAAGGTGCAAGGGTAGAAGATGCTAACCTGATCGTAAAAACCATTTTTGTGGATGGTGGCCGTACGCTGAAAAGAATGCGTCCAGCTCCGCAGGGAAGGGGTTACCGTATTCGTAAGAGAAGTAACCACGTAACGATTGTAGTGGACGGTAAAGCACAATAA
- the rplD gene encoding 50S ribosomal protein L4 yields the protein MQIDILNIEGKKTGRSIELPEEIFGVEPNNHVIYLAVKQYLAAQRQGTHKVKTRAEVKGASRKLHKQKGTGGARKGNIRNPLYKGGGTIFGPKPHGWGFKLNRKVKDLAKISALSVKAKENSIIVIEDLALEAPKTKQFVGILKNLNINVDGKKTMFITPEHNDNVYLSLRNIPTVDGTMLSDINTYDIMNSNYLVFTESAAKIFTEEPAEA from the coding sequence ATGCAAATCGATATCTTAAATATAGAAGGTAAGAAAACCGGAAGATCTATTGAACTTCCTGAGGAGATCTTTGGTGTTGAGCCTAACAACCACGTAATCTACCTGGCTGTTAAACAATACCTGGCTGCTCAGCGTCAGGGTACTCACAAAGTGAAAACCAGAGCTGAAGTAAAAGGTGCTTCCCGCAAACTGCACAAACAAAAAGGTACTGGTGGTGCCCGTAAAGGTAACATCCGTAACCCATTGTATAAAGGTGGTGGTACCATCTTTGGACCAAAACCTCACGGTTGGGGCTTTAAACTGAACAGAAAAGTAAAAGATCTCGCTAAGATTTCTGCACTGTCTGTTAAAGCGAAAGAAAACAGCATCATCGTTATCGAAGATCTGGCTCTGGAAGCTCCTAAAACCAAACAATTCGTTGGCATCTTAAAGAACCTGAATATCAACGTTGACGGCAAGAAGACTATGTTCATCACGCCTGAGCACAATGATAACGTGTATCTGTCTTTAAGAAACATCCCTACTGTAGACGGTACTATGCTGAGCGATATCAATACTTATGATATCATGAACAGCAACTACCTGGTATTTACAGAAAGCGCTGCCAAAATCTTCACCGAAGAGCCGGCTGAAGCTTAA
- the rplB gene encoding 50S ribosomal protein L2, producing the protein MALKKFKPMTAGTRWKIGNAYAELTSDTPEKSLLEPIKRSGGRNAQGRMSMRYIGGGHKKQYRVIDFKRDKENIPAVVKTIEYDPNRSAFIALVSYADGEKRYIIAPQGLQVGGTVISGAEVAPEVGNALPLKNMPLGTVVHNIELQPGKGGAIARSAGAYAQLSNKEEKYAVLKMPSGELRKVLNTCKATVGTVSNSDHALQSIGKAGANRWRGIRPRNRGVAMNPVDHPMGGGEGKSSGGHPRSRTGKYAKGLKTRKPHKSSDKLIISRKNGKKL; encoded by the coding sequence ATGGCACTGAAGAAGTTCAAACCAATGACGGCCGGTACCCGCTGGAAAATAGGCAACGCTTACGCTGAGCTGACCTCGGATACGCCTGAAAAAAGCCTGCTGGAACCGATTAAAAGGAGCGGCGGTAGAAACGCACAGGGTAGAATGTCTATGCGCTACATCGGTGGCGGTCACAAGAAACAATACCGTGTAATCGATTTCAAACGTGATAAAGAAAATATCCCGGCAGTAGTAAAAACTATCGAGTACGATCCTAACCGTAGTGCATTCATCGCGCTGGTTAGCTACGCTGATGGTGAAAAACGTTACATCATCGCTCCTCAGGGGCTGCAAGTAGGTGGTACTGTTATCAGTGGCGCTGAAGTTGCTCCGGAAGTAGGTAACGCTTTACCGTTGAAAAATATGCCACTGGGTACTGTGGTACACAATATCGAACTGCAGCCTGGTAAAGGTGGTGCAATCGCTAGAAGTGCCGGTGCCTATGCACAATTATCCAACAAGGAAGAAAAGTATGCCGTACTGAAAATGCCTTCTGGTGAGCTGCGTAAAGTATTAAATACTTGTAAAGCTACCGTAGGTACAGTTTCTAACTCCGACCACGCTCTGCAATCTATTGGTAAAGCAGGTGCTAACCGTTGGAGAGGTATCCGCCCGCGTAACCGAGGTGTGGCTATGAACCCTGTGGATCACCCAATGGGTGGTGGTGAAGGTAAATCTTCCGGAGGCCATCCAAGATCCAGAACTGGTAAATATGCGAAAGGTCTGAAAACCAGAAAACCGCATAAGAGTTCTGATAAGCTGATCATCAGCAGAAAAAACGGTAAAAAATTATAA
- the rplN gene encoding 50S ribosomal protein L14 translates to MIQQESRLSVADNSGAKEVLCIRVLGNSGQDYAKVGDKIVVTVKDAIAGGGVKKGMVTKAVIVRTKNKLRRKDGSYIRFDDNAVVLLNNSDEPRGTRIFGPVARELRDKGYMKIISLAPEVL, encoded by the coding sequence ATGATACAACAAGAATCAAGACTGAGTGTAGCTGACAACAGCGGTGCCAAAGAAGTACTTTGCATCCGCGTGTTAGGTAACTCCGGTCAGGACTACGCTAAGGTTGGCGATAAAATTGTAGTTACTGTAAAGGACGCAATCGCTGGTGGTGGTGTGAAAAAAGGGATGGTTACCAAAGCCGTAATCGTAAGAACCAAGAACAAATTACGTCGTAAAGACGGTTCTTATATCCGTTTCGATGACAACGCGGTTGTACTGCTCAATAACTCAGACGAACCTCGCGGTACCCGTATTTTCGGTCCGGTTGCCCGTGAGCTGAGAGACAAGGGTTATATGAAAATTATCTCCCTCGCTCCTGAGGTATTATAA
- the rpsS gene encoding 30S ribosomal protein S19, whose product MARSIRKGPYVDQKLENKVEKMNTGTKRTVIKTWSRRSTITPDFVGHTFAVHNGNKFIPVYVTEFMVGHKLGEFAPTRNFRGHVNKKM is encoded by the coding sequence ATGGCTCGTTCCATAAGAAAAGGTCCTTACGTAGACCAGAAATTAGAAAATAAGGTAGAGAAAATGAATACAGGCACCAAGCGTACCGTTATTAAAACATGGAGCCGCCGTTCAACTATCACGCCTGATTTCGTTGGTCACACTTTCGCTGTTCACAATGGCAACAAATTTATTCCTGTTTATGTAACAGAATTCATGGTTGGTCATAAACTCGGCGAATTTGCACCTACACGTAACTTCAGAGGACACGTTAATAAGAAAATGTAA
- the rplW gene encoding 50S ribosomal protein L23, translating into MKLSDVLIKPVVSEKVNKATEKFNRYYFIVDKKANKLEIKKAVEEFYGVTVADVNTAVMPGKAKFRFTKAGFIAGKKPSYKKAIITLASGETIDLYANM; encoded by the coding sequence ATGAAACTTTCAGACGTTTTAATCAAACCGGTAGTATCAGAAAAGGTGAATAAAGCCACTGAAAAATTCAACCGCTACTACTTCATCGTTGACAAAAAAGCCAACAAACTGGAGATCAAAAAAGCAGTGGAAGAATTTTACGGTGTAACCGTAGCTGATGTAAATACTGCAGTAATGCCAGGTAAAGCTAAATTCCGCTTTACAAAAGCCGGTTTCATTGCAGGTAAAAAACCGTCTTACAAAAAGGCGATTATTACCCTCGCATCAGGCGAAACTATAGATCTGTATGCTAACATGTAG
- the rpsQ gene encoding 30S ribosomal protein S17 codes for MTTERKLRKTRIGVVASNKMDKTITVKVERKVKHPIYGKFVKKTTKFMAHDDKNECSIGDTVKIAETRPLSKNKCWRLVEIIEKVK; via the coding sequence ATGACGACCGAAAGAAAATTAAGAAAAACCAGGATTGGTGTGGTTGCCAGCAACAAAATGGATAAAACCATCACTGTTAAGGTGGAGCGTAAGGTAAAGCACCCGATCTATGGTAAATTCGTTAAAAAAACTACCAAGTTCATGGCGCACGACGATAAAAACGAGTGCAGCATCGGTGATACCGTGAAAATCGCGGAAACCCGTCCTCTGAGCAAAAATAAATGCTGGAGATTGGTAGAAATTATCGAAAAAGTAAAATAA
- the rpsJ gene encoding 30S ribosomal protein S10, which produces MSQRIRIKLKSYDHNLVDKSAEKIVKTVRNTGAVVTGPIPLPTEKKIFTVLRSPHVNKKAREQFQLCTHKRLLDIYTSSSRTVDALSKLDLPSGVEVEIKA; this is translated from the coding sequence ATGTCTCAGAGAATAAGAATCAAGCTGAAGTCCTACGATCATAACCTGGTAGACAAGTCTGCTGAGAAGATCGTTAAAACCGTGCGTAACACGGGCGCCGTGGTAACAGGTCCAATTCCTTTACCGACAGAGAAGAAAATTTTTACGGTACTGCGGTCTCCGCACGTAAACAAGAAAGCGCGTGAGCAGTTCCAGTTATGTACGCACAAGCGTTTACTGGATATCTACACGTCTTCTTCCAGAACTGTAGATGCCCTGAGCAAGCTGGATTTACCTTCTGGCGTAGAAGTTGAAATTAAAGCATAG
- the rplC gene encoding 50S ribosomal protein L3 translates to MKGIIGKKIGMTSIFESNGKQTACTIIEAGPNVVTQVKNLENDGYNAIQVSFGEKKEKHTTKAESNHFAKASTSPKRFVKEFRNPDVQKALGESITCEIFAEGELIDVVGTSKGKGFQGVVKRHGFSGVGEATHGQHDRSRAPGSVGGSSYPSRVFKGMRMAGQTGNERVKVKGLKILKIFPEKNYILVSGSVPGHNGSIVLIQK, encoded by the coding sequence ATGAAAGGTATTATTGGTAAAAAGATTGGCATGACCAGCATCTTCGAGTCCAATGGTAAGCAGACTGCCTGCACCATTATCGAAGCTGGTCCCAACGTTGTAACACAGGTAAAAAACCTGGAGAATGATGGTTACAACGCAATTCAGGTTTCTTTCGGTGAGAAGAAAGAAAAACACACCACAAAAGCAGAAAGTAATCACTTCGCGAAAGCAAGCACCTCTCCCAAACGTTTCGTAAAAGAATTCCGCAACCCGGATGTTCAGAAAGCCCTCGGTGAATCCATCACCTGCGAAATCTTCGCTGAAGGGGAATTAATTGACGTAGTTGGCACTTCTAAAGGTAAAGGTTTCCAGGGTGTTGTAAAACGCCACGGATTCAGCGGTGTGGGTGAAGCTACCCACGGTCAGCACGATAGAAGCAGAGCTCCTGGTTCTGTAGGTGGTTCATCTTATCCTTCCCGCGTTTTCAAGGGCATGCGTATGGCCGGCCAGACAGGTAACGAAAGAGTGAAAGTGAAAGGTCTGAAAATCCTGAAAATATTCCCTGAAAAGAATTATATCCTGGTAAGTGGTTCCGTTCCCGGCCACAATGGTTCAATCGTTTTAATCCAGAAGTAA
- the rplP gene encoding 50S ribosomal protein L16, with protein MLQPKRTKHRKMHKGRIKGNAKRGATLSFGTFGLKALEPKWITDRQIEAARVALTRHMKREGNVWIRIFPDKPITAKPLEVRMGKGKGAPDHWAAVVKPGRILFEADGVPLQVAKEAMELAAQKLPIKVKFVTSRDFVA; from the coding sequence ATGTTACAGCCAAAAAGAACGAAACACAGGAAGATGCACAAAGGCCGCATCAAAGGGAACGCTAAAAGAGGCGCTACCCTCTCCTTTGGTACTTTCGGTCTTAAAGCATTAGAACCTAAGTGGATCACTGACAGGCAGATCGAAGCTGCCCGTGTGGCGCTGACCAGGCATATGAAACGTGAAGGTAACGTATGGATCCGCATATTCCCTGACAAACCTATCACTGCTAAGCCTTTGGAAGTAAGGATGGGTAAAGGTAAAGGTGCTCCTGACCATTGGGCAGCAGTAGTAAAGCCAGGCAGAATTTTATTTGAAGCAGACGGCGTTCCCTTACAGGTAGCGAAAGAAGCAATGGAACTCGCAGCTCAGAAACTGCCCATTAAAGTAAAATTTGTAACAAGCCGCGATTTCGTTGCTTAA
- the rpsC gene encoding 30S ribosomal protein S3: protein MGQKTNPIGNRLGIIRGWDSNWYGSKKDFATKLIEDNKIRTYLNARINKGGISRVVIERTLGKLIITVHTSKPGIIIGKGGNEVDRIKEELKKLTGKDDVQINILEIRRPEMDANIVAETIAKQIESRINYKRAIKMAIATALRMGAEGIKVKISGRLGGAEIARSEEMKQGRVPLHTFRMDIDYASLFALTVYGKIGIKVWICKGEVLGKRDLNPNVLTGKESDNRGAGHGGERREHHGERRDHRGGGDRRGGGEHRGGGRR, encoded by the coding sequence ATGGGTCAGAAAACAAATCCTATTGGTAACAGGTTAGGTATCATCAGAGGATGGGACTCTAATTGGTATGGCAGCAAAAAAGATTTTGCTACCAAACTGATCGAAGATAACAAGATCAGAACTTATCTGAATGCCCGTATCAATAAAGGTGGCATTTCAAGAGTTGTGATCGAAAGAACTTTAGGTAAGTTAATCATCACTGTTCATACTTCTAAGCCTGGTATCATTATCGGTAAAGGCGGTAACGAAGTTGATCGCATCAAAGAAGAGCTGAAGAAACTGACGGGTAAAGATGATGTACAGATCAACATCCTCGAAATCCGTCGTCCTGAAATGGATGCTAACATCGTTGCTGAAACCATCGCAAAACAGATTGAAAGCCGTATCAACTACAAACGTGCTATCAAAATGGCGATTGCTACTGCACTGAGAATGGGTGCTGAAGGTATCAAGGTTAAAATCAGCGGCCGTTTAGGTGGTGCTGAGATTGCCCGTTCAGAAGAAATGAAACAAGGTCGTGTACCTTTGCATACCTTCCGTATGGATATCGACTACGCTTCCCTGTTTGCACTCACTGTATATGGTAAAATCGGTATCAAAGTATGGATCTGTAAAGGTGAAGTACTGGGTAAACGTGACCTGAATCCGAACGTTTTAACCGGTAAAGAAAGCGATAACCGTGGTGCTGGTCACGGCGGCGAACGCAGAGAACACCATGGTGAACGTAGAGATCACCGCGGTGGTGGCGACAGAAGAGGTGGTGGAGAACACCGTGGCGGTGGCCGCAGATAA